A genomic stretch from Chitinophagaceae bacterium includes:
- a CDS encoding aminotransferase class I/II-fold pyridoxal phosphate-dependent enzyme, which translates to MADIFEKLMKNSGPIGQHRERAHGYFAFPKLEGEIGSRMMFRGKEKIVWSLNNYLGLANHPEVRKIDAEAAKEWGLAYPMGARMMSGNSNYHEQLEKELAEFEHKEDAILMNFGYQGIMSAIDAICGRHDVIVYDAESHACIIDGLRLHPGHRYVYKHNDVADCEKQLQRATALLEKQGSGGILVITEGVFGMAGDQGKLKEIGALKKQYDFRLMVDDAHGFGTLGKTGAGAGEEQGCQDTIDLYFSTFAKSMASIGAFMAGPKVIIDYIRYNIRSQIFAKSLPMPIVLGNLRRLEMLKTMPELKEKLWSNAIKLQTGLKERGFDIGNTDSPVTPVYMTGGVEEATAMVMDLRENYHIFASIVVYPVIPKGHIIYRLIPSAAHTDADIEETLQAFTETKAKLDAGAYKSEVIPDMAKA; encoded by the coding sequence ATGGCAGACATTTTTGAGAAGCTGATGAAAAATTCAGGCCCCATTGGCCAGCACAGAGAAAGAGCGCATGGATATTTTGCTTTCCCTAAACTGGAAGGTGAAATTGGCAGCCGCATGATGTTTCGTGGTAAGGAAAAGATTGTGTGGAGTTTGAACAACTATCTCGGTCTTGCCAACCACCCCGAAGTTCGTAAGATTGACGCTGAAGCAGCTAAAGAATGGGGACTTGCCTACCCGATGGGAGCACGCATGATGAGTGGCAACTCCAACTATCATGAACAATTAGAAAAAGAACTGGCTGAATTTGAACATAAAGAAGATGCTATCCTGATGAATTTCGGTTATCAGGGTATCATGAGTGCCATTGATGCTATTTGTGGCCGCCATGATGTAATTGTGTATGATGCAGAAAGTCATGCATGTATCATTGATGGTTTACGCTTACATCCCGGCCACCGTTATGTGTACAAACACAATGATGTCGCTGACTGTGAGAAACAATTGCAGAGAGCAACTGCGTTACTTGAAAAACAGGGATCAGGTGGAATTTTAGTGATTACTGAAGGTGTGTTTGGAATGGCAGGCGATCAGGGAAAGCTGAAAGAAATCGGTGCTTTGAAAAAACAATATGATTTTCGTTTAATGGTTGATGATGCACATGGTTTTGGAACATTGGGTAAAACAGGTGCAGGTGCAGGCGAAGAGCAGGGTTGCCAGGATACTATTGATCTTTACTTCAGCACATTTGCCAAATCAATGGCTTCTATCGGTGCTTTCATGGCCGGGCCAAAAGTGATCATTGATTATATCCGTTATAATATCCGCTCACAGATATTTGCCAAGAGCTTACCCATGCCAATTGTACTGGGCAACTTACGACGTTTGGAAATGCTGAAAACAATGCCTGAGCTGAAAGAGAAATTATGGAGCAATGCAATTAAACTGCAAACAGGATTAAAAGAAAGAGGATTTGATATTGGTAATACAGACAGTCCGGTAACTCCTGTTTATATGACCGGCGGTGTTGAAGAAGCAACTGCAATGGTGATGGATTTGAGAGAGAACTATCACATCTTCGCTTCCATTGTTGTGTATCCTGTTATTCCAAAAGGACATATCATTTACCGCTTGATTCCTTCAGCTGCACATACAGATGCAGACATTGAAGAAACCCTGCAAGCATTCACAGAAACAAAAGCAAAGCTTGATGCAGGTGCGTATAAATCAGAAGTAATTCCTGATATGGCAAAAGCATAA
- a CDS encoding outer membrane lipoprotein carrier protein LolA produces MKKFVSLAVVMILAVMSFAQPKNMGQSDPEAKKILDAVSAKFKTFKAVQALFSFKNEDGKGKVLGIKKGSLFMKGNKYRVSITGGQDIYCDGTTIWTYDKTANEVTISKYDPSQSSITPQKLFSNFYDKDYLYKLNGDKKEAGKTLQEIELTPYDKSKSFFKVLVWVDKKTQAIFSTKVLEKSGNKYTYTVSTFNGNATVADAQFIFDKKKYPGVEVVDLR; encoded by the coding sequence ATGAAGAAATTTGTTTCACTTGCCGTAGTAATGATCCTTGCTGTAATGAGTTTCGCTCAGCCAAAAAACATGGGACAGAGCGATCCTGAGGCAAAAAAAATTCTTGATGCCGTAAGTGCAAAATTTAAAACCTTTAAAGCAGTACAGGCTTTGTTCTCATTTAAAAATGAAGATGGAAAGGGAAAAGTGCTGGGAATTAAAAAAGGCTCTTTGTTTATGAAAGGCAACAAGTACCGTGTTTCCATTACTGGAGGACAGGATATTTATTGTGATGGTACAACCATCTGGACCTACGATAAAACTGCAAACGAAGTAACTATTTCAAAATACGATCCTTCACAAAGCAGCATTACTCCGCAGAAATTATTTTCTAATTTTTACGACAAGGACTACCTGTATAAGTTAAACGGTGATAAGAAAGAAGCCGGTAAAACATTGCAGGAAATTGAATTAACACCTTACGATAAATCAAAGTCATTCTTTAAAGTACTTGTTTGGGTTGATAAAAAAACGCAGGCTATTTTCAGTACAAAAGTGCTGGAGAAAAGCGGAAATAAATACACGTATACCGTTTCTACATTCAACGGTAACGCAACCGTAGCTGATGCACAATTTATTTTTGATAAGAAAAAATATCCCGGTGTTGAGGTGGTTGATTTAAGATAA
- a CDS encoding DUF423 domain-containing protein: MANNFLKLSFLLGALAVALGAFGAHALKEMVDEKAIHTYQTGVLYHFFHVFALAIASLLSRQNAVNWFTRAGYLFIAGIILFSGSLYTMTFFKAASIESMNWIGAITPLGGVSFIAGWLCLFMGVNKLSRS; the protein is encoded by the coding sequence ATGGCAAATAATTTTCTGAAACTATCTTTTTTACTGGGAGCACTGGCAGTTGCATTGGGTGCATTTGGCGCACATGCACTGAAAGAAATGGTTGATGAGAAAGCAATTCATACTTATCAAACAGGTGTATTGTATCATTTCTTTCATGTATTTGCTCTGGCAATTGCAAGCCTGCTCAGCAGGCAGAATGCTGTCAACTGGTTTACAAGAGCAGGCTATTTATTTATAGCAGGAATTATTTTGTTCAGCGGCTCACTATACACAATGACTTTTTTTAAAGCTGCCTCCATTGAAAGTATGAACTGGATCGGCGCCATTACACCATTAGGCGGGGTGTCTTTTATTGCAGGATGGTTATGTTTATTTATGGGAGTGAACAAGCTTTCCCGTTCTTAA
- a CDS encoding shikimate kinase produces the protein MRYFLIGFMGSGKTHWGAKWSEAFDIKHYDLDEEIEKKEWKKVTAIFEEKGEQALRKIEKEMLESFLKKDNFILSCGGGAPCFHKNMKQMNNAGVTIYLKCSAAELAQRLQKEKETRPLIANVNNEVLEEFIAEKLAQRESFYAKAMYHLPGGHISSDNFQKIIRRHGK, from the coding sequence ATGCGTTATTTCCTGATTGGATTTATGGGCAGTGGAAAAACTCACTGGGGTGCAAAGTGGAGCGAAGCATTTGACATAAAGCATTACGATCTTGACGAAGAGATTGAAAAAAAAGAATGGAAAAAGGTAACGGCCATTTTCGAAGAAAAAGGAGAGCAAGCGCTTCGAAAAATAGAAAAAGAGATGTTGGAGTCTTTTTTGAAGAAGGATAATTTTATCCTGAGTTGTGGTGGCGGTGCTCCCTGCTTTCATAAGAACATGAAGCAAATGAATAATGCAGGAGTAACCATTTATCTCAAATGCTCTGCAGCAGAACTGGCGCAGCGGTTGCAGAAAGAAAAAGAAACCAGACCATTAATAGCGAATGTAAATAACGAAGTGCTGGAAGAATTCATTGCAGAGAAATTAGCACAGCGTGAAAGCTTTTATGCAAAGGCAATGTATCATTTACCCGGCGGACATATCAGCTCCGACAATTTTCAAAAAATCATAAGAAGACATGGCAAATAA
- the rpsA gene encoding 30S ribosomal protein S1 has product MSENEILNSNADAQENAAVTEVTEASAATTKAPVFVQTAHDDFDWSRDKRNVAIYNKAEREKYDAVYDGTFKQVNDGEMVDGQIVALTKTDAVVNIGFKSDGLVSLNEFRDLPGFKVGDTVEVMVVEKEDREGNLHLSRKLARITRAWERIVEVHKTGEIVTGTVTSKTKGGLIVDVFGMETFLPGSQIDVKPVTDYDQFVGKTMEFKVVKINETIKNAVVSHKALIESDIEAQRAVIMGKLEKGQVLEGTIKNITEFGAFLDLGGVDGLLYITGISWGRINHPTEVLKMDQKLNVVVLDFDDDKKRISLGLKQLTPHPWDTLSADIVEGNTLKGKVVNIEDYGAFLEIMPGVEGLVHVSEISWANTPVNAKEFFKMGDEHEAKIVTLDKDARKMSLSIKQMSQDPWSTIEETFPVESKHKGLVKNITPYGVFVELKAGIGGMIHISDLSWTKRFNHPGEYTKVGQEIDVMILSIDKENRKLQLGHKQLEEDPWNALEETFAIGTIHEGHVTKKDDKGALVQLPYGIEGFAPNRHLNKEDGKQVLQDETAQFVVIEFDRNEKRVVISHARIWEKAIAEEKNAEMKEKQADAVRTKKAVKDVQSKVEKTTLGDLGILADLKKKLDSDAEESKSEE; this is encoded by the coding sequence ATGTCTGAAAATGAAATTCTTAACTCAAACGCTGATGCACAGGAGAATGCTGCCGTAACCGAGGTTACTGAAGCATCTGCAGCGACAACAAAAGCACCTGTGTTTGTGCAAACTGCACATGATGATTTCGACTGGAGCCGTGACAAACGCAATGTGGCTATTTACAACAAAGCAGAACGTGAAAAGTACGATGCTGTTTATGATGGCACATTCAAACAGGTGAACGATGGCGAAATGGTAGATGGCCAGATCGTTGCCTTAACCAAAACAGATGCAGTAGTTAACATCGGTTTTAAAAGTGATGGTTTAGTTTCTCTTAACGAGTTCAGAGACTTACCAGGTTTTAAAGTTGGTGATACTGTTGAAGTAATGGTGGTGGAAAAAGAAGACAGGGAAGGTAACCTGCACCTCAGCCGCAAGCTTGCCCGTATTACACGTGCATGGGAGCGTATTGTTGAAGTACACAAAACTGGTGAAATTGTTACCGGTACAGTTACAAGCAAAACAAAAGGTGGCTTGATCGTGGATGTATTTGGAATGGAAACATTCTTACCAGGTTCACAAATCGATGTGAAACCGGTAACAGATTACGATCAGTTTGTTGGTAAAACAATGGAGTTTAAAGTGGTGAAGATTAACGAAACCATTAAGAACGCTGTTGTAAGTCACAAAGCACTGATTGAAAGCGATATTGAAGCGCAACGTGCAGTGATCATGGGTAAACTGGAAAAAGGTCAGGTACTGGAAGGTACTATCAAGAACATTACCGAGTTCGGTGCGTTCCTTGACCTTGGTGGTGTTGATGGCTTGCTGTATATCACTGGTATCAGCTGGGGTCGTATCAACCATCCTACAGAAGTACTGAAGATGGATCAGAAACTGAATGTTGTAGTTCTTGATTTCGACGATGATAAAAAACGTATCAGCCTTGGTCTGAAACAATTGACTCCGCATCCTTGGGATACCCTGAGTGCAGACATCGTTGAAGGAAATACATTGAAAGGTAAAGTAGTAAACATTGAAGACTACGGTGCTTTCTTAGAAATCATGCCGGGTGTTGAAGGTCTGGTTCACGTAAGTGAAATCAGCTGGGCTAATACTCCTGTAAATGCAAAAGAATTCTTCAAAATGGGCGACGAACATGAAGCGAAAATTGTAACGCTTGATAAAGATGCCCGTAAGATGAGCTTAAGCATTAAGCAGATGAGCCAGGATCCATGGAGCACAATTGAAGAAACATTCCCTGTTGAAAGCAAGCATAAAGGATTGGTTAAAAACATCACTCCTTACGGGGTGTTTGTTGAACTGAAAGCTGGTATTGGTGGAATGATCCACATCAGTGATCTGAGCTGGACAAAACGTTTCAATCATCCTGGTGAGTACACTAAGGTTGGTCAGGAAATTGATGTTATGATCCTCAGCATTGACAAGGAAAACCGCAAACTGCAGTTAGGCCACAAACAGCTGGAAGAAGATCCCTGGAATGCGCTTGAAGAAACATTCGCTATTGGAACAATTCATGAAGGTCATGTAACCAAGAAGGATGACAAGGGCGCACTCGTTCAGTTACCTTATGGTATCGAAGGATTCGCTCCTAACCGTCACCTGAATAAGGAAGATGGCAAGCAGGTATTGCAGGATGAAACTGCACAGTTTGTTGTGATCGAATTCGACCGTAACGAAAAACGTGTAGTAATCAGTCATGCACGCATTTGGGAAAAAGCAATTGCCGAAGAGAAGAATGCAGAGATGAAAGAAAAGCAGGCAGATGCTGTACGTACCAAGAAAGCGGTGAAAGACGTACAGAGCAAAGTAGAGAAAACTACGCTTGGTGATTTAGGTATTCTTGCTGACTTGAAGAAAAAGTTAGACAGTGATGCTGAAGAAAGCAAAAGCGAAGAATAA
- a CDS encoding tryptophan-rich sensory protein, with protein MIIVNALANSLPMNGYTTAEVSAMYPNLFVPAGFTFSIWGVIYLFLLVWVIYSGMLLWKKDEHSPAFQHAKKIAPLFIITCLLNASWIIFWQYLFVVLSLIIMLWLLRTLIAVYNRMQKTQKQITGWDYWLLVVPFVIYLAWICVATIANTSALLVDINWNGFGLEQWIWSCIMIAVATSLAFWFSYFRGELAFALVIAWALFGIYSGQSVNREVSLMAIGCCGFSTMAGIIGFLRRNRHTALEGII; from the coding sequence ATGATTATTGTAAATGCATTGGCTAATAGTTTGCCCATGAATGGATATACCACGGCAGAAGTGAGTGCCATGTATCCCAACCTGTTTGTGCCCGCCGGTTTTACATTCAGTATCTGGGGAGTTATTTACCTGTTTCTGCTGGTATGGGTTATATACAGTGGAATGTTATTGTGGAAGAAGGATGAACACAGTCCGGCTTTTCAACATGCAAAAAAAATTGCGCCCTTATTCATTATAACCTGTTTATTAAATGCCAGCTGGATCATATTCTGGCAATACCTCTTTGTTGTTTTATCATTGATCATCATGTTATGGTTATTACGAACTTTGATTGCTGTTTATAACAGAATGCAGAAAACACAAAAACAAATTACCGGCTGGGATTACTGGCTGCTGGTTGTTCCTTTTGTGATCTACCTTGCCTGGATCTGTGTTGCAACCATAGCAAACACATCGGCATTACTGGTTGATATTAACTGGAATGGATTTGGGCTTGAGCAATGGATCTGGAGTTGTATCATGATTGCTGTTGCAACCTCACTGGCTTTTTGGTTTAGTTATTTCAGAGGTGAGCTTGCATTTGCACTGGTTATTGCATGGGCCCTATTTGGAATTTATAGCGGACAATCCGTCAATCGGGAAGTGAGCCTCATGGCAATTGGCTGTTGTGGATTTAGCACAATGGCAGGAATCATTGGGTTCCTGCGGAGAAACCGCCACACAGCATTGGAAGGAATCATCTGA
- a CDS encoding DUF4339 domain-containing protein: MKKYFLHDGANQSGPFDIEELKSKNISKDTSIWYEGLTEWTTAGEIEELKRILLPIPPPLKLVSPAFQQAAQFETPIAIQPSYHTISASHKKRAPLFSGKY; encoded by the coding sequence ATGAAAAAGTACTTCCTCCACGATGGTGCAAACCAATCAGGTCCATTTGACATTGAAGAACTAAAATCAAAAAACATTTCAAAAGACACCTCTATTTGGTATGAAGGATTAACTGAGTGGACAACTGCCGGAGAAATTGAAGAATTAAAACGCATTCTACTGCCAATACCTCCCCCATTGAAGTTAGTATCACCAGCATTTCAACAGGCTGCACAATTTGAAACACCAATTGCTATTCAACCATCATATCACACAATTTCTGCTTCCCATAAGAAAAGAGCACCCCTATTTTCTGGAAAGTATTGA
- a CDS encoding 1-acyl-sn-glycerol-3-phosphate acyltransferase: protein MLKVETPMVLGTNHPNSFLDAIIVGGLMSHRVHFITRSGVFKHPVARAILRSVNMIPVYRKSDGKGQLSNNDATFEEVRQILKRGEHVMIFVEGMCIHQTTLQTPLKKRSATYVTAGLGRWTRCKIITRMVALQFFRSVPQRDRC, encoded by the coding sequence ATGTTAAAAGTAGAAACACCTATGGTTCTCGGCACGAACCATCCCAACTCTTTTCTCGATGCAATTATTGTTGGCGGATTAATGAGCCACCGGGTTCATTTCATTACCCGCAGCGGAGTTTTCAAACATCCCGTTGCAAGGGCCATTCTCCGTTCTGTTAATATGATTCCCGTTTACCGTAAGAGCGATGGCAAAGGCCAGCTTTCCAATAACGATGCAACCTTTGAAGAAGTTCGGCAAATCTTAAAGCGTGGCGAACATGTAATGATTTTTGTAGAAGGCATGTGTATTCATCAAACAACTCTGCAAACGCCCTTAAAAAAAAGGAGCGCCACGTATGTTACTGCAGGCCTGGGCCGATGGACTCGATGTAAAATTATTACCCGTATGGTTGCGTTACAGTTCTTTCGATCAGTTCCCCAAAGAGATCGATGTTAA
- a CDS encoding aminotransferase class V-fold PLP-dependent enzyme produces MPQKFLTKSHRHYRCVYIFASHQFIVCKRSRKKYQQFQSLHPDEALTDEDFWGWVKEQYTVSPNLLNLNNGGVSPQPKVVQDAHIRFYQFSNEAPSYYMWRTLDEGREALRGKLAELAGCDAEELAINRNATEGLNTVIFGLNLKAGDEVVLTKQDYPNMINAWKQREKRDGIKLVWLNLNLPEENDDAILQQYVKAFTSKTKIVHVTHLINWTGQFLPIRKIADEAHKRGIEVIGDGAHSFAHTDFKIPDLGCDYFATSLHKWLCAPFGSGLLWIKKEKIKNIWALLSNNEPDGTDIRKFESLGTRSFASEMAIGNAVDFQNVIGSKRKEDRLRYLTDYWNSRVSDLKRVSFLQPKNKQFYCAISNIAIEGMKPAEVAGTLHTKHKIHTVAIDWENIHGVRVTPHVYTSTKDLDRLIAAIRSMAV; encoded by the coding sequence ATCCCGCAGAAATTTCTTACGAAATCTCACCGCCACTACAGGTGCGTTTACATTTTTGCCTCTCACCAATTCATTGTTTGCAAAAGAAGCAGAAAAAAGTATCAGCAGTTTCAGTCACTTCATCCTGATGAAGCATTAACCGATGAAGATTTCTGGGGATGGGTAAAAGAACAGTATACTGTATCGCCCAATTTATTAAATCTCAACAATGGTGGAGTAAGTCCGCAACCGAAAGTAGTGCAGGATGCACATATCCGTTTTTATCAATTCAGCAATGAAGCACCCTCTTATTATATGTGGCGCACATTAGATGAAGGCCGTGAAGCTTTGCGTGGAAAGTTGGCTGAGCTTGCAGGATGCGATGCAGAAGAATTAGCCATCAACCGCAATGCAACAGAAGGGCTGAATACCGTCATCTTTGGTTTGAATTTAAAAGCCGGTGATGAAGTGGTTTTAACCAAACAGGATTATCCCAATATGATCAATGCCTGGAAGCAGCGGGAAAAAAGGGATGGAATAAAATTAGTTTGGCTCAATTTAAATTTGCCGGAAGAAAACGATGATGCCATTTTGCAGCAGTATGTAAAAGCATTTACTTCCAAAACAAAAATTGTACATGTAACCCATCTTATTAACTGGACAGGTCAGTTTCTTCCTATTCGGAAAATTGCGGATGAAGCACACAAACGTGGCATTGAAGTAATCGGCGATGGTGCCCATTCATTTGCCCATACCGATTTTAAAATTCCTGATCTGGGTTGCGATTATTTTGCTACCTCATTACACAAATGGTTATGTGCGCCATTCGGCAGCGGATTGTTGTGGATCAAAAAAGAAAAGATCAAAAACATCTGGGCACTGCTCAGTAATAATGAACCCGATGGTACTGATATCCGCAAGTTTGAATCACTTGGTACAAGATCTTTTGCAAGCGAAATGGCCATTGGCAATGCAGTCGATTTTCAAAATGTCATCGGCTCCAAACGCAAAGAAGACCGTCTGCGTTATTTAACCGATTACTGGAACAGCAGGGTAAGCGATCTCAAACGTGTTTCCTTTCTTCAGCCAAAAAATAAACAGTTTTATTGCGCCATTTCCAATATTGCCATTGAAGGAATGAAACCCGCTGAGGTGGCCGGAACATTACACACAAAACATAAAATCCATACCGTTGCCATTGATTGGGAAAATATTCATGGTGTACGTGTAACACCGCATGTGTACACATCCACAAAAGATCTCGACAGGCTGATAGCAGCCATTCGGTCAATGGCTGTTTAA
- a CDS encoding NAD(P)/FAD-dependent oxidoreductase, with translation MPDNKTGKKLIVIGGGAAGFFCAVNAARLNPSLHVTLLEKSNKLLSKVKVSGGGRCNVTHSCFEIAELSKRYPRGEHFVRKAFHQFFTTNTIEWFEEREVKLKTEADGRMFPVTNSSQTIIDCLLKEVNTYGVEILMNREVKDVKSENDKWTIKLSSEEVLEANFVCIASGGFPKLQQFDWLKNTGHSIIAPVPSLFTFNIPNHPITKLMGVSVPDATIKIQSTKLKNTGPLLITHWGMSGPCVLKLSAWGARELQEKGYDFTILVNWLNDKKEQELKDELQLIRKQNGSQKIINNNLFQLPNRLWQFLLQEAGVKEEGRWADLPSKEQNKLIQLLTAHEFHVKGKTTFKEEFVTAGGVDLKQVDPNTMQSKLQPGLFFAGEILDVDGITGGFNFQHAWTSGFIAGKTIAALK, from the coding sequence ATGCCAGATAATAAAACCGGTAAGAAATTAATTGTGATTGGTGGTGGTGCTGCCGGTTTTTTCTGTGCAGTAAATGCAGCCAGATTAAATCCTTCATTACACGTGACCCTGCTGGAAAAATCAAACAAACTTTTATCGAAAGTGAAAGTTAGCGGTGGCGGTCGTTGTAATGTAACGCACAGCTGTTTTGAAATAGCTGAGTTGAGCAAACGTTATCCCCGTGGTGAACATTTTGTACGAAAAGCATTTCACCAATTTTTTACAACCAATACCATTGAATGGTTTGAAGAGAGAGAAGTGAAGTTAAAAACAGAAGCTGACGGAAGAATGTTTCCAGTAACCAATTCATCGCAAACAATCATTGATTGTTTACTGAAAGAAGTGAATACTTACGGCGTGGAAATATTGATGAACAGGGAAGTGAAAGATGTAAAATCAGAAAACGATAAATGGACGATAAAGCTCAGCAGTGAAGAAGTACTCGAAGCAAATTTTGTTTGTATTGCCAGTGGAGGTTTTCCAAAACTACAGCAATTTGACTGGCTGAAAAATACAGGGCACAGTATTATTGCACCAGTTCCATCATTATTCACTTTTAATATTCCCAATCATCCCATTACAAAACTGATGGGAGTAAGTGTGCCCGATGCAACAATTAAAATTCAATCAACCAAATTAAAAAACACCGGCCCTTTACTCATTACTCATTGGGGAATGAGCGGTCCCTGCGTATTAAAATTATCAGCCTGGGGTGCAAGAGAGTTACAGGAAAAGGGTTATGACTTTACAATTTTAGTGAACTGGTTAAATGATAAAAAAGAACAGGAGTTGAAAGATGAACTGCAGTTGATCCGCAAACAAAACGGTTCGCAAAAAATCATCAACAATAATTTATTTCAACTGCCAAACAGGCTCTGGCAATTTCTGCTGCAGGAAGCAGGTGTAAAAGAAGAAGGACGCTGGGCCGATCTTCCATCGAAAGAACAAAACAAATTGATACAGTTGTTAACTGCTCATGAATTTCATGTAAAGGGCAAAACAACTTTTAAGGAAGAATTTGTGACAGCAGGCGGAGTTGATCTGAAACAGGTTGACCCCAACACAATGCAGAGCAAACTGCAACCGGGATTATTCTTTGCCGGTGAAATTCTTGATGTGGATGGTATTACCGGCGGCTTCAATTTTCAGCATGCCTGGACCAGCGGATTTATTGCCGGCAAAACAATTGCTGCCTTGAAATAG